In Prochlorococcus marinus str. MIT 1214, one DNA window encodes the following:
- the nuoB gene encoding NADH-quinone oxidoreductase subunit NuoB, whose amino-acid sequence MELNPLKKTPSSEAVRNLREASCAPVGAPTVTNDLSENIILTSLEDLHNWARLSSLWPLLYGTACCFIEFAALIGSRFDFDRFGLVPRSSPRQADLLIVAGTVTMKMAPALVRLYEQMPDPKYVIAMGACTITGGMFSADSTTAVRGVDKLIPVDLYLPGCPPRPEAIFDAVIKLRKKVANESISERSKITQTHRYLTIPHKMNRSESKVNGKYLKAKTQLIALNPSLSEEFDQSLKEIQKISEELSSD is encoded by the coding sequence ATGGAGTTAAATCCCTTGAAAAAAACTCCTTCTTCTGAAGCAGTAAGAAACCTGAGAGAAGCTTCCTGCGCCCCCGTAGGGGCTCCCACAGTCACTAATGATCTAAGCGAAAATATAATCCTAACTAGCCTTGAAGATCTTCACAATTGGGCAAGATTAAGCAGTCTATGGCCTCTTCTTTATGGGACTGCTTGTTGTTTTATTGAATTTGCAGCTCTAATTGGATCTCGATTTGATTTTGACAGATTTGGATTAGTCCCAAGAAGTTCTCCTAGACAAGCAGATCTACTTATAGTGGCTGGCACTGTCACAATGAAAATGGCACCTGCTCTTGTAAGGCTTTATGAACAAATGCCAGATCCAAAATATGTAATTGCAATGGGAGCTTGCACTATTACTGGTGGCATGTTCAGCGCAGATTCAACTACTGCAGTTAGAGGTGTGGACAAATTAATTCCTGTTGACCTCTACCTTCCTGGATGTCCTCCAAGACCAGAAGCAATCTTTGATGCTGTAATTAAATTAAGAAAAAAAGTTGCCAACGAATCAATTTCAGAGAGATCAAAGATTACTCAAACTCATAGGTATTTAACTATCCCTCATAAAATGAACAGATCTGAGTCAAAAGTAAATGGAAAATACCTAAAAGCGAAAACACAATTAATTGCTTTAAATCCCTCCTTATCAGAAGAGTTTGATCAATCGTTAAAAGAAATCCAAAAAATATCTGAGGAACTTTCAAGCGATTGA
- a CDS encoding NAD(P)H-quinone oxidoreductase subunit 3, with protein MFSLQGYEYFLGFLLISGAVPILALTTNKLIAPKSKAGERQLTYESGMEPIGGAWIQFNIRYYMFALVFVIFDVETVFLYPWAVAFHKLGLLAFIEALVFITILVVALAYAWRKGALEWS; from the coding sequence ATGTTTTCCCTTCAGGGTTATGAGTATTTTTTAGGATTTCTTCTTATTTCTGGAGCAGTTCCCATTCTTGCTCTCACAACCAATAAGCTAATAGCTCCTAAAAGCAAAGCAGGAGAGAGGCAACTTACATATGAATCAGGCATGGAGCCCATAGGAGGGGCATGGATCCAATTTAATATTCGTTACTACATGTTTGCACTTGTTTTCGTTATATTTGATGTAGAGACGGTGTTCCTTTACCCATGGGCAGTTGCATTTCACAAACTTGGGTTACTAGCATTTATAGAAGCACTTGTTTTTATCACAATACTTGTTGTGGCTTTAGCATATGCATGGAGAAAAGGTGCCCTTGAATGGAGTTAA
- a CDS encoding rubredoxin, giving the protein MSEDTKTNSNSFEDLNSDEKQNQVVSFEPKNSIDDFDPKFNRFECMSCGFIYDPVEGIKKLKIEPGTSFLDIDRENFRCPVCRVGFSGYKDIGPKSKPSGFEENLTYGFGFNKLPSGQKNVLIFGSLALAAACFLSLYSLK; this is encoded by the coding sequence GTGAGTGAAGACACCAAAACTAATTCAAACTCTTTTGAGGATTTGAATTCTGATGAAAAACAAAATCAAGTTGTTTCATTTGAACCAAAAAATTCAATTGATGACTTTGATCCAAAATTTAATCGATTTGAGTGCATGAGCTGTGGTTTTATTTATGACCCTGTTGAAGGTATAAAAAAGCTAAAAATTGAACCAGGAACGTCATTCTTAGACATAGATAGAGAGAATTTTAGATGTCCAGTCTGTCGGGTAGGATTTAGTGGATACAAGGATATTGGACCCAAGTCAAAGCCTAGTGGATTTGAAGAAAACCTTACTTATGGCTTTGGATTTAATAAACTTCCTTCAGGCCAGAAAAACGTTCTTATTTTTGGAAGTCTGGCTTTAGCAGCTGCCTGTTTTCTCTCTCTTTATTCTTTGAAATGA
- a CDS encoding photosynthesis system II assembly factor Ycf48, with the protein MKRLFSNFINLTLVLIVGVALSGCTVSNASIGSSSPWSLVDLDTEANPLDVDFVDDKNGFLVGTNRLILETNDGGITWKERNLDIPSEGNFRLISIDFKGQEGWIAGQPGLILHSSDGGKNWTRLDLGNNLPGDPYLITTIDTDTAELATTAGAIYKTTDAGTNWEAIVLDTSGSGGIRELRRTNKGGYISVSSLGNFFSVLSPGEESWSPHQRASSKRVQSVGEQPNGDLWMLSRGAEIRFNADPADIDSWSKPIIPIVNGYNYQDLVWDPSKSIWAAGGNGTLLVSNDDGKTWKKDPVGESVPTNFIRILFVDDSNIDSPKGFVFGERGNLLRWQG; encoded by the coding sequence ATGAAACGCCTGTTTTCAAACTTCATTAATTTGACTCTTGTCTTGATAGTTGGAGTTGCTCTTAGTGGATGTACTGTTAGCAATGCTTCAATAGGATCATCAAGTCCCTGGTCCTTAGTTGATCTAGACACTGAAGCAAATCCATTAGATGTTGACTTTGTAGATGACAAAAATGGATTCTTGGTTGGCACAAATAGGTTGATCCTAGAAACAAATGATGGAGGGATTACCTGGAAAGAAAGAAATTTGGACATTCCAAGCGAAGGGAACTTTCGTTTAATTAGTATTGATTTCAAAGGGCAAGAAGGGTGGATAGCAGGCCAACCAGGATTGATTCTTCATTCATCTGATGGAGGAAAAAATTGGACTCGTCTAGACCTTGGAAATAATTTGCCAGGTGATCCATACTTGATAACAACAATTGATACTGATACTGCTGAATTAGCCACTACCGCTGGAGCAATTTATAAAACTACTGATGCAGGAACTAACTGGGAAGCAATAGTTTTGGATACATCTGGTTCTGGAGGTATAAGAGAATTAAGACGAACAAATAAAGGTGGTTATATAAGTGTTAGTAGCCTTGGTAACTTTTTCTCAGTTCTAAGCCCAGGAGAGGAGTCATGGAGCCCTCATCAAAGAGCAAGTAGCAAGAGAGTTCAAAGTGTTGGTGAGCAGCCAAATGGGGATTTATGGATGCTTTCTAGAGGGGCTGAAATCAGATTTAATGCAGATCCTGCTGATATCGACTCTTGGTCTAAGCCCATCATCCCAATCGTAAACGGTTATAACTATCAAGATCTTGTTTGGGATCCATCTAAGTCCATTTGGGCCGCTGGAGGAAACGGAACTTTATTGGTGAGTAATGATGATGGAAAAACTTGGAAAAAAGACCCTGTGGGTGAATCTGTTCCAACAAATTTCATCAGAATTTTATTTGTGGACGATTCTAATATTGACAGCCCTAAGGGATTTGTATTTGGAGAAAGGGGGAATTTATTGCGATGGCAGGGGTGA
- the psbE gene encoding cytochrome b559 subunit alpha, with translation MAAGSTGERPFFEIITSVRYWIIHAVALPAIFVAGFLFVSSGLAYDAFGTPRPDTYFQAGESKAPVVVQRFDSKAELDTRLK, from the coding sequence ATGGCTGCCGGCTCTACCGGGGAACGCCCGTTTTTTGAGATCATTACTAGTGTCCGCTATTGGATTATCCATGCAGTGGCACTTCCTGCGATCTTCGTGGCAGGATTTTTATTTGTGTCTTCTGGGCTTGCCTACGACGCTTTTGGAACTCCTAGACCAGATACGTATTTTCAGGCTGGAGAAAGCAAAGCTCCTGTTGTTGTTCAGCGCTTTGATTCCAAGGCTGAACTGGACACGCGTCTGAAATAA
- a CDS encoding photosystem II reaction center protein L, protein MQVNPNPNKVPVELNRTSLYLGLLLVFVMGILFSSYFFN, encoded by the coding sequence ATGCAAGTCAATCCAAATCCAAATAAAGTTCCGGTTGAATTAAACCGAACAAGTCTTTATCTTGGACTCTTACTTGTTTTTGTAATGGGAATTCTTTTTTCCAGTTACTTCTTTAACTAA
- a CDS encoding photosystem II reaction center protein J, with amino-acid sequence MSKLKGPDGRAGDRLSNGMPAVSWERRWTEGALPLWLVATAGGTAVIFVLGIFFYGSYTGIGNAG; translated from the coding sequence ATGAGCAAATTAAAAGGACCTGATGGACGAGCAGGAGATCGTCTTTCAAATGGTATGCCTGCAGTCTCCTGGGAAAGACGGTGGACAGAGGGAGCACTGCCTTTATGGTTAGTAGCTACTGCAGGTGGCACTGCTGTTATTTTTGTTCTTGGTATTTTCTTTTACGGTTCATACACTGGTATTGGTAACGCTGGTTAG
- the mtnP gene encoding S-methyl-5'-thioadenosine phosphorylase, which translates to MITEHDFLNISGTQSDAYDFKKARLGIIGGSGLYRIENLKDIVELSLDTPYGKPSNKLLIGNLFGIEIVFLARHGEKHTLNPSEIPYKANIWAMRFLNVRWLISASAVGSLKEDIKPCDIVIPDQFIDRTHQRPLTFFNDGVVAHISMANPFCETLSQILSQEIEKILTKAKQMHVGGTYLAMEGPAFSTRAESNLYRDWGCSIIGMTNHTEARLAKEAEIAYSSLSMVTDYDCWNQNCDNVSVEMVIENLQENANFAKSIISAAAKRISSLRPSSSFHNALKNALVTPKEHVSDKTRAKIKLFTDKYWL; encoded by the coding sequence ATGATCACTGAACATGATTTTTTAAATATTTCTGGAACACAATCAGATGCCTATGATTTCAAAAAAGCAAGATTAGGAATTATTGGAGGAAGCGGACTATATAGGATTGAAAATCTTAAAGATATAGTCGAATTAAGCTTAGACACTCCCTATGGAAAACCTTCTAATAAGTTACTAATAGGCAATCTATTTGGAATAGAGATTGTTTTTCTCGCTCGCCACGGAGAGAAACATACTTTAAATCCAAGCGAAATTCCATATAAAGCAAATATTTGGGCTATGCGCTTTCTAAACGTAAGATGGTTAATCTCGGCATCAGCTGTGGGATCGTTAAAAGAAGATATCAAACCTTGCGACATTGTTATTCCTGATCAATTTATAGATCGAACTCATCAAAGACCATTGACTTTTTTTAATGATGGAGTTGTAGCTCACATAAGCATGGCAAATCCTTTTTGTGAAACTCTTTCTCAAATACTTTCGCAAGAAATAGAAAAAATTCTAACTAAAGCAAAACAAATGCATGTTGGAGGGACATATCTTGCTATGGAAGGGCCCGCATTTTCAACAAGAGCAGAATCAAATTTATATAGAGATTGGGGATGCTCAATAATAGGGATGACAAACCATACAGAAGCTAGATTGGCAAAAGAAGCCGAAATCGCTTACTCAAGCCTATCCATGGTTACTGATTATGATTGTTGGAATCAAAATTGCGACAATGTATCTGTCGAGATGGTCATTGAGAATCTCCAGGAAAATGCAAATTTTGCAAAATCAATAATCTCTGCTGCCGCTAAAAGAATCTCATCATTAAGGCCTTCAAGCTCTTTTCATAATGCATTAAAAAATGCACTGGTTACTCCAAAAGAGCATGTATCAGATAAAACTAGAGCCAAGATCAAACTATTTACAGATAAATACTGGCTTTAA
- the selD gene encoding selenide, water dikinase SelD — protein MFSDHLVLAGGGHTHALVLLRWAMNPKLKPAGMITLVNKESTTIYSGMFPGVLAGKYKIDEIIIDLRTLASKAGVSFVMAEIEGLELKKKKLLLKGRPEIEYSSLSLNIGTKTNFNSKSLIRGDNDFAVTIKPFSESYKFILDQDIHKDDSSAKPFVIVGGGFAGIEIAFSLRKRWPKRAILLKVKSGRKINKNLLKNLNDFNIKITQKSPSILYPKLICTGNKSFNWIKDSGLPIDGYGRVLTKNTLQVLNNPDLFAVGDCGVINNHTRPSSGVWAVRSAKPLAKNLEYISQGLKPNEWKPQRKAIQLLDINSGGKSSKAFISWGEVIVGPFNILSRLKETIDKNFISKFNLIKDKNSEMLSKKEMIKCRGCAAKLAFTPLNSALKKLDLIESSNDDSIDIGILNSRKTLIQSVDGFPSLISDPWLNGRLLAFHSCSDIWACGGSVISAQSVVNLPLLPNNLQQELLFQVLEGINSALTIQGAKLIGGHTLESRKISEEPFSLGIESSLAVNGIVDEKQYFWSKGGMKKGDQILISRSLGTGIIFSAFMNGHVKPYILDSVLKEMNKSQHDIVNYINHLTNINPNQKIINACTDITGFGLLGHLSEMLDSTNRDQLKMNSEPLKIILELDNIPVYDGVKELFDIGFESSLAPSNEIFLKNIEGDKDLKVELVSNNFIPNSPSYNTMLKILLDPQTCGPLVVSCSSIYSEKLIQEGPWIKIGFIP, from the coding sequence ATGTTCAGTGATCATCTCGTTCTAGCTGGTGGTGGTCATACTCATGCCCTTGTGTTGCTTAGATGGGCAATGAATCCAAAATTGAAGCCTGCTGGAATGATTACTTTAGTCAATAAAGAAAGTACAACCATTTATTCTGGGATGTTTCCAGGTGTCCTGGCAGGTAAATACAAGATTGATGAAATAATAATTGATTTGAGGACTCTTGCTTCAAAAGCAGGAGTTTCATTTGTGATGGCGGAAATTGAGGGGCTTGAACTTAAGAAGAAAAAATTACTTTTAAAAGGGCGCCCAGAAATTGAATATTCGTCTTTGTCTCTGAATATAGGAACAAAAACTAACTTCAATTCTAAATCTTTAATTAGAGGGGATAATGATTTTGCTGTTACAATTAAACCTTTTTCTGAATCATATAAGTTTATTCTCGATCAAGATATCCACAAGGATGATTCTTCTGCAAAACCATTTGTAATTGTTGGTGGTGGATTTGCTGGGATAGAAATAGCTTTTTCTTTAAGAAAAAGATGGCCAAAAAGAGCTATTCTATTAAAAGTTAAATCAGGAAGAAAGATTAATAAAAATCTATTGAAAAATTTAAATGATTTCAATATTAAGATTACACAAAAGAGTCCATCTATTTTATATCCAAAATTAATTTGTACGGGTAATAAATCATTTAATTGGATAAAAGATAGTGGTTTACCTATAGATGGATATGGGAGGGTGCTAACAAAAAATACTCTTCAAGTCCTCAATAATCCTGATTTATTTGCTGTAGGAGATTGTGGAGTTATTAATAATCATACTCGTCCTTCTTCAGGAGTATGGGCAGTCCGTTCCGCAAAACCACTTGCAAAGAATTTAGAGTATATAAGTCAAGGTCTAAAACCTAATGAATGGAAACCTCAAAGAAAAGCAATACAACTTTTAGATATAAATTCAGGAGGAAAGTCTTCTAAAGCTTTTATTTCTTGGGGTGAAGTTATAGTTGGACCTTTTAATATTCTATCAAGATTAAAAGAAACAATTGATAAAAATTTTATCTCAAAATTTAATCTTATTAAAGATAAAAATTCAGAAATGTTGTCTAAAAAAGAGATGATTAAATGTAGAGGATGTGCGGCAAAATTAGCTTTTACTCCATTAAATTCAGCATTAAAAAAATTAGATTTAATAGAGTCTTCAAATGATGATTCTATAGATATTGGAATCTTGAATTCTAGGAAGACCTTAATACAAAGTGTAGATGGATTCCCTTCTTTAATTAGCGATCCATGGCTAAATGGGAGGCTTTTGGCTTTTCATTCTTGTTCTGATATTTGGGCATGTGGAGGATCTGTTATCTCGGCACAATCTGTTGTGAACTTACCATTATTACCAAACAATTTACAGCAAGAACTTTTATTTCAAGTATTGGAAGGTATTAATTCTGCTTTAACCATTCAAGGGGCAAAACTTATAGGTGGGCATACATTAGAATCAAGAAAAATATCTGAAGAGCCTTTTTCTCTTGGAATTGAAAGCTCACTGGCTGTAAATGGAATTGTTGATGAAAAACAATATTTTTGGTCTAAGGGAGGAATGAAAAAGGGAGATCAAATTCTAATTAGTCGTTCTTTAGGGACTGGAATTATTTTTTCTGCGTTTATGAATGGCCATGTAAAACCTTATATACTTGATTCTGTTTTAAAAGAAATGAATAAAAGTCAGCATGATATTGTTAATTATATTAATCACTTAACTAATATAAATCCAAACCAAAAAATTATTAATGCATGTACTGATATAACTGGCTTTGGTTTGTTAGGTCATTTATCTGAGATGTTGGACTCTACAAATAGAGATCAATTAAAGATGAATTCAGAACCCTTGAAAATCATTCTTGAGCTAGACAATATTCCCGTATATGATGGTGTAAAAGAACTTTTTGATATAGGTTTTGAGAGTAGCTTAGCCCCTTCAAATGAAATTTTTTTGAAAAATATTGAGGGAGATAAAGATTTAAAAGTTGAGCTGGTATCTAATAATTTTATTCCGAATAGCCCATCTTATAATACTATGCTAAAAATTTTATTAGACCCACAAACATGTGGCCCTTTGGTTGTTAGTTGTTCATCCATTTACTCTGAAAAACTTATACAAGAAGGGCCTTGGATTAAAATAGGCTTTATTCCTTGA
- a CDS encoding CCA tRNA nucleotidyltransferase, which translates to MKLFDKSTIEKEIKELPIGILTILLDAAISVKITSIAIVGGVVRDLITKSKNQDYAIIFNDLDLIIEGETSIYVKELQKVLGAERVKVIRDNATYKTSEVIINGLKVDIATARAETYPMPGENPIVEISTIKKDLIRRDFNINAMAIELKDNRLIDLFSGSDAIENMEMDFLHESSVLEDPTRIIRASRYSAKLDFHLSNQALKQIKDTINKWPWNWHIEDNTDLAPSALSIRLKMELELLLKNNYWKKALKNLQDWGGLKIVDSKLQNDTRLIEKILTAKNSDIEPLTALVYESKDPICLAKRLQLNQQQQEIIKGACQLKKFLANIIDNKLYTNWSPSKWTTVLEELDANESSFILEICRENPLKDYLSSWLYNWKDIESPIKGDDLIAKGWEPGPEIGIEIKRQRMKLIDGKIIS; encoded by the coding sequence ATGAAATTATTTGATAAATCGACAATTGAAAAAGAGATAAAAGAATTACCTATTGGTATTCTCACTATTCTTTTAGATGCAGCTATCTCAGTTAAAATAACCTCTATTGCGATAGTTGGAGGGGTTGTAAGAGACTTAATAACAAAATCTAAAAATCAAGATTATGCAATTATCTTCAATGATCTAGATTTAATCATTGAAGGGGAGACATCTATCTATGTAAAAGAATTACAAAAAGTTCTTGGGGCAGAAAGAGTAAAAGTCATACGTGATAATGCAACTTATAAAACCTCAGAAGTAATAATTAATGGCTTAAAAGTTGATATTGCGACTGCCCGTGCAGAGACTTATCCCATGCCTGGAGAAAATCCAATAGTCGAAATATCAACAATAAAAAAAGATCTAATAAGAAGAGATTTTAATATAAATGCGATGGCAATTGAACTCAAAGATAATAGACTAATAGATTTATTTTCAGGTTCAGATGCAATTGAAAATATGGAAATGGACTTTTTGCATGAATCAAGTGTTTTAGAAGACCCTACTAGAATTATTAGAGCTTCCCGCTATTCTGCAAAGTTAGATTTTCATCTATCAAATCAAGCCTTAAAACAAATAAAAGATACAATAAATAAGTGGCCATGGAATTGGCATATTGAAGATAATACTGATTTAGCCCCTTCAGCATTATCAATAAGATTAAAAATGGAACTCGAATTGCTTTTAAAAAATAACTATTGGAAGAAAGCATTAAAAAATCTACAAGACTGGGGAGGCCTAAAAATAGTAGATTCGAAATTACAAAATGATACCAGACTCATCGAAAAAATATTGACTGCAAAGAATTCAGATATAGAGCCGCTAACTGCATTAGTTTATGAATCTAAAGACCCTATCTGTCTAGCTAAAAGATTACAATTAAATCAACAACAACAAGAAATAATAAAAGGAGCTTGTCAATTAAAAAAATTTCTAGCTAATATAATAGATAATAAGTTATATACAAATTGGTCTCCATCTAAGTGGACAACTGTTCTAGAGGAATTAGATGCTAATGAATCTTCTTTCATACTTGAAATATGTAGGGAGAATCCCCTAAAAGATTATTTATCATCTTGGCTATATAACTGGAAAGATATAGAGTCTCCAATAAAAGGAGATGATTTAATAGCTAAAGGTTGGGAACCTGGACCAGAAATAGGAATAGAAATTAAACGACAAAGAATGAAGTTAATTGATGGAAAAATTATTTCTTGA
- a CDS encoding UvrD-helicase domain-containing protein — MKKSNNIFLNGLNQAQSQAVDHFHGPLLVIAGAGSGKTRALTHRIAHLIIEYKVDPSSILAVTFTNKAAREMKDRLELLLAKRLANVSYSKPWSALQIAEQRQIRNRIYREISRELWIGTFHALFARLLRFDIDKFKDPEGLTWTRQFSIYDETDAQSLIKEIVTQDLQLDPKRFEPKKVRWAISNAKNQCLLPDDLSKSQEGQRGKLVGETYRLYRKALAANNALDFDDLLLIPVQLLQQNEKIRTYWHNRFKHVLVDEYQDTNWTQYELIKQLVTNGKDPSSFKDWNNRSVFVVGDADQSIYSFRAADFRILMGFQEDFGKKSQDNTNDSTLVKLEENYRSTSTILEAANSLISNNKERIDKVLRATRGEGEPIKLTRCDDEIAEAEAVIHRLRILDASNPELNWGDMAILYRTNAQSRAIEDSLVRWSIPYIVVGGLRFYDRREIKDLLAYLRLLINPSDSVSLLRVLNVPKRGIGKTTVQRLSDAASQLKIPLWEVVNDPEAVRSLAGRSAKGLLIFSELINELQSHLLSSSPAELVQLVLEKSGYLNELIATGTDEAEERRRNLQELVNAALQYQEESEDANLEGFLSTAALSSDADNKDTASNRVTLMTLHSSKGLEFPVVCLVGLEQGLFPSYRSLDDPSSLEEERRLCYVGLTRAKEKLFLFHASERRMWGGMREPAIASIFLSEIPEELVKGDIPLSGGATLRREKNLDRLTRVDRQTNKKSFPSEAENALRKTYSGPSPGKRWAVNDKVEHSSFGEGQITHVFGSGEKISLAVKFSGMGPKILDPRLAPLKLINE; from the coding sequence ATGAAAAAGTCAAACAATATATTTTTAAATGGATTAAACCAAGCTCAGTCTCAAGCAGTGGATCATTTTCATGGTCCATTATTAGTTATAGCAGGTGCAGGAAGTGGAAAAACTAGAGCACTTACTCATCGTATCGCGCATTTAATTATTGAATATAAAGTTGATCCAAGCTCTATTCTTGCAGTCACTTTTACCAATAAAGCTGCAAGAGAAATGAAAGATAGACTTGAATTACTTCTAGCAAAAAGGTTGGCAAATGTAAGTTACAGTAAGCCTTGGTCTGCATTACAAATAGCAGAGCAAAGACAAATTCGTAATCGTATATATCGTGAAATCAGTCGTGAATTATGGATAGGAACTTTTCACGCTTTATTTGCAAGATTATTACGCTTTGATATTGACAAGTTCAAAGACCCTGAAGGGTTAACTTGGACTAGACAGTTTTCAATATACGATGAGACAGATGCACAAAGTCTTATCAAAGAAATAGTTACACAAGACCTACAATTAGACCCTAAAAGATTTGAGCCCAAAAAAGTCCGTTGGGCAATCAGTAATGCTAAAAATCAATGCTTACTTCCTGATGATTTGTCAAAGAGTCAAGAGGGTCAGAGAGGTAAATTAGTTGGTGAAACTTATAGACTTTATAGAAAAGCTTTAGCAGCTAATAATGCATTAGATTTTGATGATCTACTATTGATACCTGTTCAATTACTACAACAAAATGAAAAGATTAGGACTTATTGGCACAATCGTTTCAAACATGTTTTAGTCGATGAATATCAAGATACTAATTGGACACAATACGAATTAATTAAACAATTAGTTACCAATGGCAAAGATCCATCTTCTTTTAAAGATTGGAATAATCGATCAGTTTTTGTTGTTGGCGATGCAGATCAAAGTATTTACAGCTTTAGAGCAGCGGACTTTAGGATACTAATGGGCTTTCAAGAGGACTTTGGGAAGAAAAGCCAAGACAATACAAATGATTCTACGCTCGTAAAACTTGAAGAAAATTATCGGTCTACCTCTACCATCCTCGAAGCAGCTAATTCACTAATTTCCAACAATAAAGAAAGAATAGATAAAGTTCTTAGAGCAACTAGAGGAGAAGGTGAGCCTATTAAATTAACTAGGTGTGACGATGAGATAGCAGAGGCAGAGGCAGTTATTCATAGGCTAAGAATTTTAGATGCCTCAAATCCAGAATTAAATTGGGGAGATATGGCTATTCTTTATAGAACTAATGCTCAATCAAGAGCAATTGAGGACTCATTGGTCCGCTGGAGTATTCCATACATTGTGGTTGGAGGATTACGTTTTTATGATCGAAGAGAGATTAAAGATCTACTTGCTTATTTAAGACTTTTAATTAATCCATCTGACAGTGTCAGTCTTCTAAGAGTTTTAAATGTCCCTAAAAGAGGTATTGGTAAAACAACAGTTCAAAGATTGAGTGATGCTGCTAGTCAATTAAAAATTCCTCTTTGGGAAGTTGTAAATGACCCCGAAGCTGTCAGATCTCTAGCTGGAAGATCAGCTAAAGGTCTTTTGATTTTTAGTGAGCTTATCAATGAATTACAAAGTCATCTTCTTTCTTCAAGCCCGGCCGAGTTAGTTCAATTAGTTTTAGAAAAAAGTGGCTACTTAAATGAATTAATAGCAACAGGAACAGATGAAGCAGAAGAAAGAAGACGCAATCTTCAAGAATTAGTTAATGCCGCTTTGCAATATCAGGAAGAAAGTGAAGATGCAAATTTAGAAGGTTTTTTATCAACTGCTGCTTTATCAAGTGATGCAGATAATAAAGATACTGCGTCAAATCGAGTCACATTAATGACTCTTCACAGCAGTAAAGGTTTGGAATTTCCTGTTGTTTGCCTTGTGGGACTGGAGCAAGGCTTATTTCCAAGCTATAGATCACTTGATGATCCATCTTCACTTGAGGAAGAAAGGCGACTTTGTTACGTAGGTCTTACTAGAGCGAAAGAAAAACTATTTCTCTTTCATGCATCTGAGAGAAGAATGTGGGGAGGAATGAGAGAACCTGCTATCGCATCTATATTCCTATCCGAGATACCAGAAGAACTTGTCAAAGGCGATATCCCATTATCTGGTGGGGCGACATTGAGAAGAGAAAAAAATCTAGATAGACTGACTAGAGTTGATCGCCAAACTAATAAAAAGTCTTTTCCTAGTGAAGCTGAAAATGCATTAAGAAAAACATATTCTGGTCCTTCCCCAGGGAAGAGATGGGCAGTTAACGATAAAGTTGAGCATTCTTCATTTGGCGAAGGACAAATCACACATGTTTTTGGTTCAGGAGAGAAAATCTCTCTAGCTGTAAAATTCTCAGGAATGGGACCAAAAATTTTAGACCCACGACTAGCTCCATTAAAATTAATTAATGAGTAA
- a CDS encoding bleomycin hydrolase, whose translation MLDAFSRTVVSADAKGAAIGSEDLADLRKYVADANKRIDATLAITQNVSCIAADAVAGMVCENTGLTQPGGHCYPTRRMAACLRDGEIILRYVSYALLAGDASVLQDRCLNGLKETYLALGVPTSNAIRAVEIMKIATIAIMTETNTGRKMFKGINSGSGAQCQDIASEAASYFDLVIEALS comes from the coding sequence ATGCTTGATGCGTTCTCAAGAACAGTTGTAAGTGCTGATGCCAAAGGTGCAGCAATTGGAAGTGAGGATCTAGCTGATTTAAGAAAGTACGTAGCAGATGCAAATAAAAGAATTGATGCAACCCTTGCAATAACTCAAAATGTTTCTTGCATCGCTGCAGATGCAGTTGCAGGAATGGTTTGTGAAAATACTGGACTTACTCAGCCAGGAGGACATTGTTATCCAACACGTCGAATGGCAGCTTGTTTAAGGGATGGAGAAATTATTTTGAGATATGTAAGCTACGCACTTCTTGCTGGGGATGCTTCTGTTCTTCAAGATAGATGCCTAAATGGTTTGAAAGAAACTTATTTGGCTCTTGGAGTACCCACTTCTAATGCGATTCGGGCAGTTGAAATAATGAAAATTGCCACAATTGCAATTATGACTGAAACAAATACAGGAAGAAAAATGTTTAAGGGAATTAATTCTGGCTCAGGAGCACAATGTCAAGATATCGCGTCGGAGGCAGCATCTTATTTTGATCTTGTGATAGAGGCTTTGAGTTGA